The Pandoraea vervacti DNA window ATGTCAATTACGTCTGCTCGGAAATTCTGCCGACGCTCGCCGAGGAACGCCTGGTGGACGCGGTCGATGCCTTTTGCGAGACCATCGCGTTCTCGCCAGCACAAGTCATGCGTGTGTTGCTGCGCGCCCAGAAGCTGAAGCTGCCCATCAAGCTGCATGCCGAGCAACTCTCGCCGCTTGGCGGGTCGAGCATGGCGGCGGAACTGGGCGCACTGTCGGCAGACCATCTGGAGTACATGACGCCGGAGGACGCGGCGGCCATGGGCCGAGCCGGTACGGTAGCAGTCTTGCTTCCCGGCGCGTTCCACATGCTGCAGGAGACGCGTCGCCCGCCGGTCGATCTCTTGCGTCGGCACGGTGTGGATATCGCGGTGGCCTCCGACCTGAACCCGGGCACGTCGCCGGCGCTGTCGTTGCGTCTCATGCTCAACATGGCCTGCACGCTGTTCGGTCTGACGCCGGAGGAAGCCCTCGCCGGTGTCACGCGCAACGCTGCCAAGGCGCTCGGCATGCTCGACACGCACGGCACGATCGAAGCCGGAAAAACGGCCGACTTCGTCGCGTGGGAGATCGAGCGACCGGCGGAGCTGGCGTACTGGCTTGGCGGGGAGTTGCCCTCACGCACCGTGCGTCACGGCGTGTGGCGCGATCTCGCATCCGTTTGAGTCAGCGACGATCAGGAGACTTTGCATGGCGACGCAATCACAGCCTGTGCAGCCTGTGCACCCGGCGCAGCCGGTGGCAGGCGACACGCCAATCTGGCACGGACGGACGGACGCGGGTGAGCGCGGCGATACGCGGCGTCTCTTCAACATCGTGCGCGAGATCGATGTGCAAGCCGAGGCGCCGGGCGTCGGTGCCCCGGTACTGCTCGGCTTCGCCTGCGATGCGGGCGTCCGGCGCAATCAGGGGCGTGTCGGCGCCGCCGAAGGGCCGCAAGCGATCCGTCGCGCGTTGGCCAATCTGCCGGCGCATGACATGACCTGCCTGTATGACGCGGGCGATGTCACGTGCGATGGCGACGCTCTCGAAGCGGCTCAGCAGGCGCTGGCAGACGCCGTTCGCCGTCAACTCGATGCGGGCGCGCATCCGGTAATCCTCGGCGGGGGGCACGAAATGGCATGGGGAACATGGCAAGGTCTGCGGGCGCATCTCGATGCCCGGAGCGACCGCTCCCGCGTGCTCATTCTCAATCTGGACGCACACTTCGATCTTCGTACGGCGCGCCCGGGCACCTCGGGTACGCCGTTCGATCAGATCGCGCAGGCCTGCGAGACGGCCGGATTGCCGTTCGATTACGCCTGTCTGGGCGTGAGCCGCCTGAGCAACACGGCCTC harbors:
- the hutI gene encoding imidazolonepropionase, whose amino-acid sequence is MKRTYWKHCHVATMRDGRYHAIEDAVIVTHGKQIEWVGPRGERSASGAEECIDLNGAWVTPGLIDCHTHLVFGGNRSLEFEQRLQGVSYAEISAAGGGIKHTVRHTRDATEDALFASARKRLLALMRDGVTTVEIKSGYGLDLNSERKMLRVARRLGETLPVTVKTTCLAAHTVPSEFAGKADEYVNYVCSEILPTLAEERLVDAVDAFCETIAFSPAQVMRVLLRAQKLKLPIKLHAEQLSPLGGSSMAAELGALSADHLEYMTPEDAAAMGRAGTVAVLLPGAFHMLQETRRPPVDLLRRHGVDIAVASDLNPGTSPALSLRLMLNMACTLFGLTPEEALAGVTRNAAKALGMLDTHGTIEAGKTADFVAWEIERPAELAYWLGGELPSRTVRHGVWRDLASV
- the hutG gene encoding formimidoylglutamase, whose amino-acid sequence is MATQSQPVQPVHPAQPVAGDTPIWHGRTDAGERGDTRRLFNIVREIDVQAEAPGVGAPVLLGFACDAGVRRNQGRVGAAEGPQAIRRALANLPAHDMTCLYDAGDVTCDGDALEAAQQALADAVRRQLDAGAHPVILGGGHEMAWGTWQGLRAHLDARSDRSRVLILNLDAHFDLRTARPGTSGTPFDQIAQACETAGLPFDYACLGVSRLSNTASLFERAKALKVTYTEDTEMQDRHLEARLAQIDALIADVSHVYLTIDLDVLPAPVMPGVSAPAAYGVPLSVIEAIVTHVRRSGKLRVADLAEYNPRFDAQGAAARVAARLAYRLL